In Alkalihalobacillus sp. TS-13, the following are encoded in one genomic region:
- the qoxA gene encoding cytochrome aa3 quinol oxidase subunit II, with the protein MLGFISLVIITFISGCSELAVLDPKGPVALQQKDLIMLSIGFMLFIVLVVFVLFTFMIVRYRERPENADYEPPQDEGSKVLEIIWTAIPVLIVIALAVPTVKTIYALQEPPKATSHKDPVVVHATSVDWKWIFTYPEENIETVNHLHIPEDRPILFKLTSADSMAALWIPQLGGQEYNMAGMETELYLQADEPGTYKGRNANFTGEGFANQKFIVKAQTRENYKKWVQETKESAPKLTQEKYNELMKMKLFTEKLTFSSTHLEWVDHAKQADYAVKVRKGLDPSKDKHNHNDSHESH; encoded by the coding sequence ATTCTCGGATTCATATCGCTGGTTATTATTACCTTTATCAGCGGTTGCAGCGAGCTTGCAGTCTTGGATCCAAAAGGCCCCGTCGCTCTGCAACAAAAAGATCTGATCATGCTGTCGATCGGATTCATGCTCTTCATCGTGCTTGTTGTCTTTGTCCTTTTCACATTCATGATCGTCCGTTACCGGGAGCGTCCAGAGAATGCCGATTATGAACCACCTCAGGATGAGGGAAGCAAGGTACTTGAGATCATCTGGACAGCGATACCGGTTCTTATCGTCATAGCCCTTGCAGTTCCAACCGTTAAAACAATCTATGCACTCCAAGAACCACCAAAGGCCACATCTCATAAAGATCCTGTAGTTGTCCATGCAACTTCTGTAGATTGGAAATGGATTTTTACTTATCCAGAAGAAAATATCGAGACAGTCAACCACCTGCACATACCAGAAGACCGGCCAATCCTTTTCAAGCTGACTTCTGCTGACTCGATGGCGGCTTTATGGATTCCCCAATTAGGTGGACAGGAATACAACATGGCAGGTATGGAAACGGAGCTCTATCTACAAGCAGACGAGCCTGGGACGTATAAAGGCAGAAACGCAAACTTTACAGGTGAAGGGTTCGCGAATCAAAAATTCATCGTAAAAGCTCAAACAAGAGAGAATTACAAAAAATGGGTGCAGGAAACAAAGGAATCTGCACCAAAACTGACGCAAGAAAAATACAATGAGTTGATGAAAATGAAATTATTCACTGAAAAACTCACATTCTCATCAACACACCTTGAATGGGTCGATCATGCAAAACAAGCAGATTATGCGGTCAAAGTCCGCAAAGGATTGGACCCCTCAAAAGATAAACATAACCACAATGACTCACATGAATCACATTAG
- the qoxB gene encoding cytochrome aa3 quinol oxidase subunit I, producing the protein MKWDEFFVTGDPFIYAADVSIVLTTIAIVFVLTYYKKWKWLWSEWLTTVDHKKIGIMYIIAAVLMLFRGGVDALLMRAQITAPGSEILKSQHYNEIFTTHGTIMIIFMAMPFLIGLINFVVPLQIGARDVAYPYLNAVSFWTFFFGAMLFNISFVIGGSPSAGWTSYVPLAGDELNPEPGQNYYLLGLQISGIGTLLTGINFLVTILKMRAPGMNLMRMPMFTWSTLITMLLIIFAFPVLTVALALMTFDRLFGSHFFTLADGGIPMLWANLFWIWGHPEVYIVILPAFGIFSEIISTFARKTLFGYKAMVWSMVSIAGLSFIVWVHHFFTMGANAVVNSFFSITTMAIAIPTGVKIFNWLFTLYKGRIKITSAMLWSLAFIPNFTIGGVTGVMLAMAAADYQYHNTYFLVAHFHYVLISGTVFACFAGLYFWYPKMFGHKLHERIGKWSFWLFMIGFNVCFFPMYFLGLNGMPRRIFTYEWADGWFDLNMVATTGAIGMAIGFVLLVYNIYWSFRYAERETMGDPWDGRTLEWSTPTPVPFYNFAKIPEVTGLDAYSRMKRDPVKDIKKDYKPIHMPSYSGKPIIMSIALFISGFGLVFEWWWMAIAGLIGVLAMLVLRSFDYDDGYYVSVEEIERIENSIE; encoded by the coding sequence ATGAAATGGGATGAGTTCTTTGTCACTGGAGATCCATTCATTTATGCTGCCGATGTTTCCATTGTTTTGACAACAATCGCGATCGTATTTGTTCTGACTTATTACAAAAAGTGGAAATGGTTGTGGAGCGAATGGCTTACTACTGTTGATCATAAAAAAATCGGCATCATGTACATCATTGCAGCTGTCTTGATGCTGTTCCGCGGAGGGGTCGACGCCCTGCTCATGCGTGCGCAAATAACCGCTCCAGGTTCAGAAATCCTCAAATCACAGCATTATAATGAAATCTTCACGACACATGGTACGATCATGATCATCTTCATGGCTATGCCGTTCTTAATCGGTTTGATTAACTTTGTCGTTCCACTTCAAATCGGGGCGAGAGACGTAGCTTATCCGTACTTAAATGCCGTGAGTTTCTGGACGTTCTTCTTCGGTGCTATGCTCTTCAATATTTCTTTTGTGATAGGTGGTTCACCTTCAGCAGGCTGGACAAGTTATGTACCATTAGCCGGAGATGAACTGAATCCCGAACCAGGTCAGAATTATTACCTGCTTGGCTTACAAATTTCAGGGATTGGGACTTTGCTTACCGGAATCAACTTCCTTGTTACGATATTGAAAATGCGTGCTCCGGGTATGAATTTGATGAGGATGCCGATGTTCACATGGTCAACCTTGATCACGATGCTTTTGATTATCTTTGCGTTTCCGGTGCTAACCGTAGCCCTTGCCTTGATGACCTTTGACCGCTTGTTTGGTAGTCATTTCTTTACTCTAGCTGACGGCGGGATTCCGATGCTTTGGGCGAACCTCTTTTGGATTTGGGGACATCCTGAAGTATATATTGTCATTTTACCGGCATTCGGCATTTTTTCAGAAATCATCAGTACTTTTGCACGTAAAACGTTATTCGGATATAAAGCGATGGTCTGGTCGATGGTTTCTATTGCAGGCTTAAGCTTTATTGTGTGGGTGCACCATTTCTTTACGATGGGGGCAAATGCCGTTGTCAACTCGTTCTTCTCGATTACGACAATGGCGATTGCAATTCCAACCGGGGTGAAGATCTTCAACTGGCTGTTCACTCTTTATAAAGGTCGGATAAAAATAACGTCAGCTATGTTATGGTCGCTTGCCTTCATTCCGAACTTCACGATTGGTGGAGTGACAGGGGTCATGCTCGCGATGGCTGCAGCTGACTATCAGTATCACAACACGTATTTCCTGGTTGCCCATTTCCATTATGTATTGATTTCCGGAACTGTATTTGCTTGTTTTGCAGGCTTGTACTTCTGGTATCCGAAAATGTTCGGTCACAAGCTGCACGAGCGTATTGGTAAATGGAGCTTCTGGTTATTCATGATCGGATTCAATGTCTGCTTCTTCCCAATGTATTTTCTGGGCTTGAATGGGATGCCGAGACGGATTTTCACATACGAATGGGCAGATGGATGGTTCGACTTGAATATGGTGGCGACAACCGGAGCGATTGGTATGGCGATCGGATTTGTCTTGCTCGTCTATAACATTTACTGGAGTTTCCGTTATGCAGAACGTGAAACGATGGGAGACCCATGGGATGGCAGGACGCTGGAATGGTCGACACCTACACCTGTGCCGTTCTATAACTTTGCTAAAATACCTGAGGTCACTGGACTAGATGCTTATTCGAGAATGAAACGGGATCCTGTTAAAGATATCAAGAAAGATTACAAGCCAATCCATATGCCAAGCTACTCCGGAAAACCGATTATCATGTCAATAGCCTTATTCATAAGCGGTTTCGGCCTTGTATTCGAATGGTGGTGGATGGCGATAGCAGGTCTGATCGGTGTACTAGCCATGCTTGTCCTACGGTCGTTCGATTATGATGATGGTTATTATGTGTCCGTTGAAGAAATTGAAAGAATTGAAAATTCCATTGAATAG